One segment of Massilia sp. Se16.2.3 DNA contains the following:
- a CDS encoding cytochrome oxidase small assembly protein, which translates to MNDSRKSVQRKSNRRTALVLAAIAAFFFAAVIVQRLIA; encoded by the coding sequence ATGAACGATTCGCGCAAGTCCGTGCAACGCAAGAGCAATCGGCGCACGGCGCTGGTGCTGGCCGCGATCGCCGCCTTCTTCTTCGCGGCGGTGATCGTCCAGCGCCTGATCGCATGA
- a CDS encoding cytochrome c oxidase assembly protein, whose amino-acid sequence MSYTPSQRLRLNRSTLVKLVVVALGMFGFGYALVPVYRQICEELGINVLTQQDGTVERPANTQVDKTRTITVELDGNAQGPWRFRPTQRSIQVHPGELATVVYEVVNTQARSVKAQAIPSYAPQSATPHFKKVECFCFREQLMKPNEARQMPVVFFIDPKLPREVKNITLSYTFFEIAGAVAAN is encoded by the coding sequence ATGAGTTACACCCCGAGCCAGCGCCTGCGCCTGAACCGCTCCACCCTGGTCAAGCTGGTGGTGGTGGCGCTGGGGATGTTTGGCTTCGGCTATGCGCTGGTGCCGGTCTACCGCCAGATCTGCGAGGAGCTCGGCATCAACGTGCTGACCCAGCAGGACGGCACCGTGGAGCGCCCGGCGAACACGCAAGTCGACAAGACGCGCACGATCACGGTGGAGCTCGACGGCAACGCCCAGGGGCCGTGGCGCTTCCGCCCGACCCAGCGCAGCATCCAGGTGCATCCGGGCGAACTGGCGACCGTGGTCTACGAAGTCGTGAACACCCAGGCGCGCAGCGTGAAAGCCCAGGCGATTCCGAGCTACGCGCCGCAGTCGGCGACGCCGCACTTCAAGAAGGTCGAGTGCTTCTGCTTCCGCGAGCAGCTCATGAAGCCGAACGAGGCGCGCCAGATGCCGGTGGTATTCTTCATCGATCCGAAGCTGCCCAGGGAGGTGAAGAACATCACCCTGTCGTACACCTTCTTCGAGATCGCCGGCGCGGTGGCGGCGAACTGA
- a CDS encoding DUF2970 domain-containing protein, whose protein sequence is MEGQEPGQGGRKGDAPGKRQASFAASMKAVFWSFFGVRKRRDYEHDAANLNPLHVIVAALLGVAIFIGVLLMLVRFAVSQ, encoded by the coding sequence ATGGAAGGGCAGGAGCCGGGGCAGGGCGGCCGGAAGGGCGATGCGCCGGGAAAGAGGCAGGCCTCGTTCGCGGCCTCGATGAAAGCCGTGTTCTGGTCCTTCTTCGGGGTGCGCAAGCGCCGCGACTACGAGCACGACGCGGCCAACCTGAACCCGCTGCACGTGATCGTCGCGGCGCTGCTCGGGGTGGCGATCTTCATCGGCGTGCTGCTGATGCTGGTGCGCTTCGCGGTATCGCAGTAA
- a CDS encoding cytochrome c oxidase subunit 3, whose amino-acid sequence MSVSKTAPHYFVPGPSMWPMAGGISMLVTMVGASGWVNSAAWGPAVCLAGIAAMLVVLYYWFGDAIGESESGQYSHRIDSSYRWSMSWFIFSEVMFFAAFFGALFYARSITMPWLADLDHKVLWPDFAANWGNTGPAGVVESFNTMGPFPIPTINTLLLLTSGVTLTIAHHALRAGHRRNTAVFLFATILLGAIFMGFQAYEYMHAYSELNLKLTSGIYGSTFFMLTGFHGFHVTLGAIMLSVILYRVLRGHFTADNHFGFEGAAWYWHFVDVVWLGLYVVVYWL is encoded by the coding sequence ATGAGTGTGTCAAAAACCGCGCCGCACTATTTCGTGCCCGGCCCTTCCATGTGGCCGATGGCCGGCGGCATCTCGATGCTGGTCACCATGGTCGGCGCTTCCGGCTGGGTCAACAGTGCCGCGTGGGGCCCGGCGGTCTGCCTCGCCGGCATCGCTGCCATGCTGGTGGTGCTGTATTACTGGTTCGGCGACGCCATCGGCGAGTCGGAATCGGGCCAGTACAGCCACCGCATCGATTCGTCCTACCGCTGGTCGATGAGCTGGTTCATCTTCTCGGAAGTGATGTTCTTCGCCGCCTTCTTCGGCGCGCTGTTCTATGCCCGCTCGATCACCATGCCCTGGCTGGCCGACCTCGACCACAAGGTCCTGTGGCCCGACTTCGCCGCCAACTGGGGCAATACCGGTCCTGCCGGCGTGGTCGAGAGCTTCAATACCATGGGCCCGTTCCCGATCCCGACCATCAACACCCTGTTGCTGCTGACCTCGGGCGTGACCCTGACCATCGCCCACCACGCGCTGCGCGCCGGCCACCGCCGCAATACCGCCGTGTTCCTGTTCGCCACCATCCTGCTCGGCGCCATCTTCATGGGCTTCCAGGCCTACGAATACATGCACGCCTATTCGGAACTGAACCTGAAGCTGACCTCGGGCATCTACGGCTCGACCTTCTTCATGCTGACCGGCTTCCACGGCTTCCACGTGACCCTGGGCGCGATCATGCTGTCGGTGATCCTGTACCGCGTACTGCGCGGGCATTTCACGGCCGATAACCACTTCGGCTTCGAAGGCGCCGCCTGGTACTGGCACTTCGTCGACGTGGTGTGGCTTGGGCTGTACGTGGTGGTGTACTGGTTGTAA
- a CDS encoding twin transmembrane helix small protein: MKIFVAIAFILIIASLASALFFLMRDKGRSNRTVQALAIRVGLSITLFLILLFSYKMGWIQPTGIR; this comes from the coding sequence ATGAAAATCTTCGTTGCCATCGCCTTTATCCTGATCATCGCCAGCCTGGCCTCGGCCCTGTTCTTCCTGATGCGCGACAAGGGGCGCAGCAACCGCACCGTGCAGGCGCTGGCGATACGCGTCGGCCTGTCGATCACCCTGTTCCTGATCCTGCTCTTCTCGTACAAGATGGGCTGGATCCAGCCGACCGGCATCCGCTGA
- a CDS encoding SURF1 family protein, with amino-acid sequence MRLAFRFRLIPFVVTVLLVVLGIALGNWQTRRAEEKLAIAARVAERSAAAPVVLDAAAVQAADRVESGLHPTNVRQLEYRRARVQGEFVAAWPVFLENRPYNGRAGFYLAMPFRIAGSDTHVLVLRGWLPRDPADIARLPSFATPSGTVEIEGVVVGSAGHVMQLGTPGKLAPGARVQNLAVDEVARASGLALLPFFVQQTGPDQPGETLVRDWPLPASGVDKHRGYAFQWYALAAMAALFFVITGFRSGRTHVA; translated from the coding sequence ATGCGTTTGGCTTTCCGTTTTAGGCTCATCCCTTTCGTGGTGACGGTGTTATTGGTGGTGCTCGGTATTGCGCTGGGCAACTGGCAAACCCGGCGTGCGGAGGAGAAGCTGGCCATTGCGGCGCGGGTTGCCGAGCGGTCCGCGGCGGCGCCGGTCGTCCTCGACGCCGCGGCGGTTCAAGCGGCGGACCGCGTGGAGTCGGGACTCCACCCTACGAACGTCAGGCAGCTCGAATATCGACGGGCGCGGGTACAAGGCGAATTCGTCGCCGCCTGGCCCGTCTTCCTGGAGAACCGCCCCTACAATGGCCGCGCCGGTTTTTACCTGGCGATGCCATTTAGAATAGCGGGTTCGGATACCCATGTGCTGGTGCTGCGCGGCTGGCTGCCGCGCGACCCTGCCGACATCGCGCGCCTGCCTTCCTTTGCCACGCCTTCCGGCACGGTGGAGATCGAAGGCGTGGTCGTCGGCAGTGCCGGCCACGTCATGCAGCTTGGTACGCCGGGCAAGCTGGCGCCGGGGGCACGCGTGCAGAACCTGGCCGTCGACGAGGTGGCGCGTGCCAGCGGCCTGGCGCTGCTGCCCTTCTTCGTGCAGCAGACCGGACCTGACCAGCCGGGCGAGACGCTGGTGCGCGACTGGCCGCTGCCCGCCAGCGGCGTCGACAAGCACCGCGGCTATGCCTTCCAGTGGTACGCGCTGGCGGCCATGGCAGCCTTATTTTTTGTGATCACGGGATTTCGTAGTGGAAGAACACATGTCGCTTGA
- a CDS encoding cytochrome C oxidase subunit I, with protein MSLEKQSGAGQMGAQAKRTGRWKLFAVLLVCASPIIASYFAYYVIKPSGRTNYGTLIDQRSHPMPKLPSTTLDGRPKTLEHYAGKWLMVKVGGAACDQECEAQLFAMRQLRTMQGKNMERVERVWLITDDAQLDNTLIRKYDGMHLLRVPRAALGNWLPVEAGGKLEDHIFLVDPRSNLMMRFPKHPEPRRVHKDLAKLLRASAIG; from the coding sequence ATGTCGCTTGAAAAGCAGAGCGGGGCAGGGCAGATGGGCGCCCAGGCAAAGCGAACGGGACGCTGGAAATTGTTCGCCGTGCTGCTGGTATGCGCGTCGCCCATCATCGCGTCCTACTTCGCCTATTACGTCATCAAGCCGAGCGGCCGTACCAACTACGGCACCCTGATCGACCAGCGCAGCCACCCGATGCCGAAGCTGCCCAGCACCACCCTCGACGGCCGGCCCAAGACGCTCGAGCACTATGCCGGCAAGTGGCTGATGGTGAAGGTGGGCGGCGCCGCCTGCGACCAGGAGTGCGAGGCCCAGCTGTTCGCGATGCGCCAGCTGCGGACCATGCAGGGCAAGAACATGGAGCGGGTCGAGCGCGTCTGGCTGATCACCGACGACGCGCAGCTCGACAACACGCTGATCCGCAAATATGACGGCATGCACCTGCTGCGCGTCCCCCGCGCGGCCCTGGGCAACTGGCTGCCGGTGGAGGCGGGCGGCAAGCTGGAAGACCACATTTTCCTGGTCGACCCGCGCAGCAACCTCATGATGCGCTTCCCGAAACACCCCGAGCCGCGGCGCGTCCACAAGGACCTGGCGAAGCTGCTGCGGGCCTCGGCGATCGGCTAG
- a CDS encoding heme A synthase, with amino-acid sequence MDASSLYAMALTALAVAGVPLCIVLLSSDANKYRKLVWVMVFLTFDLIVFGAFTRLTDSGLGCPDWPGCYGAANPFIAHEQIAAAEALMPTGPVTKAKAWIEMIHRYLAMGIGFLIMVLMCGSIHQWIKTHRRAFAPGLPVALFLLVCVQGAFGAWTVTLKLQPVIVTIHLLLGMTLLAMLAWLGERENALMAPPAPSRNLAALHRLRWLTLFAAAVLLVQIALGGWVSTNYATLACDEFPFCDGKLVPDMDFEHGFTLWRELGKTAAGHYLQFSAPVAIHWVHRNFALVVTVVLGLAAWRAWREPQLRRTARLIALVLLVQLFTGVATVFFAFPLAIAVLHNAGAALLVLLVTMLNYKVKYLLEASRYAGVKSAAAANSYR; translated from the coding sequence ATGGACGCCTCTTCCCTGTATGCGATGGCGCTCACGGCGCTGGCCGTGGCGGGTGTTCCGCTGTGTATTGTCTTGCTGTCGTCGGACGCGAACAAGTACCGCAAGCTGGTCTGGGTGATGGTATTCCTCACGTTCGACCTGATCGTCTTCGGCGCTTTTACGCGCCTGACCGACTCCGGGCTCGGCTGCCCCGACTGGCCGGGCTGCTATGGCGCCGCCAACCCCTTCATCGCCCACGAACAGATCGCGGCCGCCGAAGCGCTGATGCCGACCGGGCCGGTGACGAAAGCGAAAGCCTGGATCGAGATGATCCACCGCTACCTGGCCATGGGCATCGGCTTCCTGATCATGGTCCTGATGTGCGGATCGATCCATCAATGGATCAAGACGCACCGGCGTGCTTTTGCCCCCGGCCTGCCGGTGGCGCTGTTCCTGCTGGTCTGCGTGCAGGGCGCCTTCGGTGCCTGGACCGTGACCCTGAAGCTGCAGCCTGTCATCGTCACCATCCACCTGCTGCTGGGCATGACGCTGCTGGCCATGCTGGCCTGGCTGGGCGAGCGCGAAAACGCCTTGATGGCGCCGCCGGCACCGAGCCGGAACCTGGCCGCCTTGCATCGCCTGCGTTGGCTGACCCTGTTCGCCGCCGCCGTGCTGCTGGTGCAGATCGCCCTCGGCGGCTGGGTGAGCACCAACTACGCCACCCTGGCCTGCGACGAATTCCCTTTCTGCGACGGCAAGCTGGTGCCGGATATGGACTTCGAGCACGGCTTCACGCTCTGGCGCGAACTGGGCAAGACCGCCGCCGGCCACTACCTGCAGTTTTCGGCCCCGGTGGCCATTCACTGGGTGCACCGCAACTTCGCGCTGGTCGTGACCGTGGTGCTGGGGCTGGCCGCCTGGCGCGCCTGGCGCGAGCCGCAACTGCGCCGCACCGCCCGCCTGATCGCGCTCGTGCTGCTGGTCCAGCTGTTCACGGGCGTCGCGACGGTGTTCTTCGCCTTCCCGCTTGCCATTGCAGTTTTGCATAACGCCGGGGCCGCGCTCCTCGTCCTCCTGGTGACCATGTTAAACTACAAGGTCAAGTACTTACTCGAAGCGTCGCGGTACGCTGGCGTGAAGAGCGCCGCGGCTGCGAACTCGTATCGATGA
- the cyoE gene encoding heme o synthase — translation MTTQTAFPPTSRISQYWTLTKPRVTQLAVFCAVIGMFLATDGFPGWRPLIAGTAGIWLLAGAAFAVNCLIEAEIDARMARTARRATARGELTRNQTLVFSSIIGGLGMWVLYAFVNPLTMWLTFVTFVGYAVVYTIYLKPATPQNIVIGGLSGAMPPALGWAAVADAVPMEAWLLVLIIFVWTPPHFWALAMYRREDYARSGLPMLPVTHGMAYTGQQVWLYSLALVATTLLPYAVRMSGLIYLVAAVLLNAVFLRHAWRVHKHYTDQVARKAFAYSILYLSLLFAALLVDHYFRF, via the coding sequence ATGACCACCCAGACCGCCTTCCCGCCGACCAGCCGCATCTCCCAATACTGGACGCTGACCAAGCCCCGCGTGACCCAGCTCGCGGTGTTTTGTGCCGTCATCGGCATGTTCCTGGCCACCGATGGCTTCCCCGGCTGGCGCCCGCTGATTGCCGGCACGGCCGGCATCTGGCTGCTGGCCGGTGCCGCCTTCGCCGTCAACTGCCTGATCGAGGCCGAGATCGACGCGCGCATGGCCCGCACCGCGCGCCGCGCCACCGCCAGGGGCGAACTGACGCGCAACCAGACGCTCGTGTTTTCAAGCATCATCGGCGGCCTCGGCATGTGGGTGCTGTATGCCTTCGTCAACCCGCTGACCATGTGGCTGACCTTCGTCACCTTTGTCGGCTACGCCGTCGTCTACACCATCTACCTCAAGCCCGCCACGCCGCAGAACATCGTCATCGGCGGCCTGTCAGGCGCGATGCCGCCGGCGCTCGGCTGGGCGGCGGTCGCGGATGCGGTGCCGATGGAAGCCTGGCTGCTGGTGCTGATCATTTTCGTGTGGACGCCGCCGCATTTCTGGGCGCTGGCGATGTACCGGCGCGAGGACTACGCGCGCTCCGGCCTGCCGATGCTGCCGGTCACCCACGGCATGGCCTATACCGGCCAGCAGGTGTGGCTGTATTCGCTGGCCCTCGTTGCCACGACGCTGCTGCCCTACGCCGTGCGCATGAGCGGCCTGATCTACCTGGTGGCGGCGGTCCTGCTCAATGCCGTGTTCCTGCGCCACGCCTGGCGGGTACACAAGCACTACACCGACCAGGTCGCACGCAAGGCGTTTGCGTACTCCATCCTCTACCTGTCGCTGCTGTTCGCGGCGCTGCTGGTCGACCACTACTTCAGGTTCTGA
- a CDS encoding SCO family protein: MKTPFSALALAAMLCLPMLSGCDKLASTPPVFRNTDLTGLDYAKGFSLTDQNGKPRTLADFKGKVVVLFFGYTQCPDVCPTTMAEMAAVMKELGPAANDVQVLFVTLDPERDTQALLASYVPAFDKRFLGLRGTPEQTAATAREFKVFFAKVPGSAPGSYTVDHTAGSYVFDRDGRIRLFLRHGQGPAPIVHDLRQLL; encoded by the coding sequence ATGAAAACACCGTTTTCCGCGCTCGCGCTGGCGGCCATGCTGTGCCTGCCCATGCTGTCCGGCTGCGACAAGCTGGCCTCGACCCCGCCTGTCTTCCGGAACACCGACCTGACGGGCCTGGACTATGCCAAGGGCTTTTCGCTGACCGACCAGAACGGCAAGCCGCGTACCCTGGCCGACTTCAAGGGCAAGGTGGTGGTGCTGTTCTTCGGTTACACCCAGTGCCCCGACGTGTGCCCGACCACGATGGCGGAAATGGCCGCCGTGATGAAGGAACTCGGCCCGGCGGCAAACGACGTGCAGGTGCTGTTCGTCACGCTCGACCCCGAACGCGACACCCAGGCGCTGCTGGCATCCTACGTACCGGCATTCGACAAGCGCTTCCTCGGCCTGCGCGGTACACCGGAGCAGACGGCGGCCACCGCCAGGGAATTCAAGGTCTTCTTCGCGAAGGTGCCAGGATCGGCGCCGGGCAGCTATACGGTCGACCACACGGCTGGCAGCTACGTGTTCGACCGCGACGGCCGCATCCGCCTGTTCCTGCGCCATGGCCAGGGTCCGGCACCCATCGTCCACGACCTGCGCCAGCTGTTGTGA
- a CDS encoding AI-2E family transporter, whose protein sequence is MEPRSGRNYTRIATVVLLTLGCLYVLKPFLPAILFAAAVVISSWPLYLRLLHAMQGRRTLAALTMTLSLTLLVIIPLATVAYNLADDVATTFGQIRYALEHGELLPPSWIRDLPFLGETVDNYLRQLVASREQMLALAQRMVEPARHYLMAGGLMLGTGVVQMSLAAFVSFFLYRDGQALTAVVSVTMAKVMGEGAQSVTDIVSQTTRGVMYGLLGTALAQALVAAIGFFMAGVPAVPLLSVLVFVSSLIPVGPPIIWGGAAIWLFSQGSTGWGIFMVIWGTVLISGVDNVVRPMLISRGTSLPFLLTLLGVLGGVIAFGVVGMFIGPVLLAVGYSLMSEWTGTRDPIVKQQGDLAP, encoded by the coding sequence ATGGAACCACGCTCCGGCAGGAACTACACCCGCATCGCCACCGTCGTCCTGCTCACGCTGGGCTGCCTCTACGTCCTCAAGCCCTTCCTGCCGGCCATCCTGTTCGCCGCCGCTGTCGTCATCTCGTCCTGGCCCCTCTACCTGCGCCTGCTGCACGCGATGCAGGGGCGGCGCACGCTGGCCGCGCTGACGATGACGCTCTCGCTGACGCTGCTCGTCATCATCCCGCTGGCCACCGTCGCCTACAACCTGGCCGACGACGTCGCCACCACCTTCGGCCAGATCCGGTATGCGCTGGAGCACGGCGAACTGCTGCCACCGAGCTGGATCCGCGACCTGCCGTTTCTCGGTGAGACGGTCGACAACTACCTGCGCCAATTGGTCGCCAGCCGCGAGCAGATGCTGGCGCTGGCCCAGCGCATGGTCGAGCCGGCGCGGCATTACCTGATGGCCGGCGGCCTGATGCTGGGCACCGGCGTCGTGCAGATGAGCCTGGCCGCTTTCGTGAGCTTCTTCCTCTACCGCGACGGCCAGGCCTTGACCGCCGTGGTCTCGGTGACGATGGCGAAGGTGATGGGCGAGGGCGCGCAATCGGTCACCGACATCGTCAGCCAGACCACCCGCGGCGTCATGTACGGCCTGCTTGGCACGGCGCTCGCCCAGGCCCTGGTGGCGGCCATCGGCTTCTTCATGGCGGGCGTGCCGGCGGTGCCCCTGCTGTCGGTGCTGGTATTCGTCAGTTCGCTCATTCCGGTGGGGCCACCCATCATCTGGGGCGGTGCGGCGATCTGGCTGTTCTCCCAAGGCAGCACCGGCTGGGGCATCTTCATGGTGATCTGGGGCACGGTATTGATCAGCGGCGTCGACAACGTCGTGCGGCCCATGCTGATCAGCCGCGGCACCAGCCTGCCGTTCCTGCTGACCCTGCTCGGGGTACTGGGCGGGGTGATTGCCTTCGGCGTGGTCGGGATGTTCATCGGGCCGGTGCTGCTGGCGGTGGGCTACTCGCTGATGAGCGAATGGACAGGCACGCGCGACCCGATCGTCAAGCAGCAGGGCGACCTGGCGCCCTAG
- a CDS encoding ATP-binding protein, whose translation MPNCPTPTAARTNSATLSHELRNPMAPMRSALEVLKLGRSDGPPPQQLLAVFDRQLHHLTHLVDDLMDVSRITQNRTELRRAPIALADVLRSAAQDAAPMMKAAHHSLSVTLPADDVIVDADVTRLTQVVVNLLTNAAKYTPDGGAITLRAWCENGQAVVEVSDNGIGIPRHALDAVFGMFSQLKPALDRSKGGLGIGLALVRGLLALHGGSVEAYSAGEGRGSTFTVRLPLVSTPQDCAAPAEDSGALAPRRIPVVDDNADAAQTLAMFMELHGCTARAVHSAQDALMALDEFAPEVALFDIGLPDMNGYELARKARALPRGAGMLLIAATGWGREADKRLAVEAGFDHHLTKPIDFDKLRSLLGRGA comes from the coding sequence ATGCCGAACTGTCCGACGCCGACCGCCGCAAGGACGAATTCCGCCACGCTGTCGCACGAGCTGCGCAACCCGATGGCGCCGATGCGCAGCGCGCTCGAGGTACTCAAACTCGGCCGCAGCGACGGCCCGCCGCCGCAGCAGCTGCTGGCCGTGTTCGACCGCCAGCTGCACCACCTGACCCACCTGGTCGACGACCTGATGGATGTCTCGCGCATCACCCAGAACCGCACGGAATTGCGGCGCGCGCCGATCGCGCTCGCCGACGTGCTGCGCAGTGCCGCCCAGGATGCCGCGCCGATGATGAAGGCGGCGCACCACAGCCTGAGCGTCACCCTGCCCGCCGATGACGTCATCGTCGACGCCGACGTCACGCGCCTGACCCAGGTCGTGGTGAACCTGCTGACGAACGCCGCCAAGTACACGCCCGACGGCGGTGCCATCACGCTGCGCGCGTGGTGCGAAAACGGGCAGGCAGTGGTGGAGGTGAGCGACAACGGCATCGGCATCCCGCGCCACGCGCTCGACGCCGTGTTCGGCATGTTCTCCCAATTGAAACCCGCGCTCGACCGCTCCAAGGGCGGCCTGGGCATCGGCCTGGCGCTGGTGCGCGGCCTGCTGGCCCTGCACGGGGGCAGCGTCGAGGCGTACAGCGCCGGCGAAGGCCGCGGCAGCACCTTCACGGTACGCCTGCCGCTGGTGAGCACGCCGCAGGACTGCGCGGCACCGGCCGAGGACAGTGGCGCCCTTGCGCCCAGGCGCATCCCGGTGGTCGACGACAATGCCGACGCCGCCCAGACGCTGGCCATGTTCATGGAACTGCATGGCTGTACCGCGCGCGCGGTGCACAGCGCGCAGGACGCATTGATGGCGCTGGACGAATTCGCGCCCGAAGTGGCCCTGTTCGACATCGGTCTGCCCGACATGAACGGCTACGAACTGGCGCGCAAGGCGCGCGCCCTGCCGCGCGGCGCCGGCATGCTGCTCATCGCCGCCACCGGCTGGGGCCGGGAAGCGGACAAGCGCCTGGCCGTCGAGGCGGGTTTCGACCACCACCTGACCAAGCCGATCGATTTCGACAAGCTGCGCAGCCTGCTGGGACGAGGGGCCTGA
- a CDS encoding alpha/beta fold hydrolase: MSVLQRNNVSVSGSGATTMVFAHGFGCDKSMWRMLTPAFAERYRIVTFDLVGSGGSDLSAYDRDKYGSLHGYAADLLEIIDECAADGSVIFVGHSVSTMIGLLATIRAPERFLAQIMVGPSPCYINDGDYVGGFARGDIDELLETMDANYLGWSSSLAPAIMGAPGQPQLATELTDSFCRNDPEIAKHFARVTFLSDHRADVPQSNTPALILQCSDDLIAPRSVGDYLHRHLPHSVLHIIDNVGHCPHMSAPCASSQAIDAFLAQQLP, encoded by the coding sequence ATGAGCGTGCTCCAGCGTAATAACGTATCTGTTTCCGGAAGCGGCGCCACCACGATGGTATTCGCTCACGGCTTTGGCTGTGACAAGAGCATGTGGCGCATGTTGACGCCGGCCTTCGCCGAGCGCTACCGGATCGTCACTTTCGACCTGGTCGGCAGCGGCGGCTCGGATTTGTCGGCCTACGACCGCGACAAGTACGGCAGCTTGCACGGCTACGCCGCCGACCTGCTGGAAATCATCGACGAATGCGCCGCCGATGGATCCGTGATTTTTGTCGGCCACTCGGTCAGCACCATGATCGGCCTGCTGGCGACGATCCGCGCGCCCGAGCGCTTCCTGGCGCAAATCATGGTCGGCCCCTCCCCCTGCTACATCAACGACGGCGACTACGTGGGCGGTTTCGCCCGCGGCGATATCGACGAACTGCTGGAAACGATGGACGCCAACTACCTCGGCTGGTCGAGCAGCCTGGCGCCGGCGATCATGGGCGCTCCGGGCCAGCCGCAACTGGCGACCGAGCTGACCGACAGCTTCTGCCGCAACGATCCGGAAATCGCCAAGCACTTCGCCCGCGTCACCTTCCTGTCCGACCACCGCGCCGACGTGCCGCAGTCAAACACGCCGGCCCTGATCCTGCAATGCAGCGACGACCTGATCGCGCCGCGCAGCGTCGGCGACTACCTGCATCGGCACCTGCCGCACAGCGTCTTGCACATCATCGACAACGTCGGCCACTGCCCGCACATGAGCGCACCCTGCGCCAGCTCGCAGGCGATCGACGCCTTCCTCGCACAGCAGCTGCCCTGA
- a CDS encoding hemolysin family protein, which yields MENILFVVLALFLVALNGFFVAAEFGIVTLRKTRVRAIAKTSGLRGRILAKVHDKLDAYLSACQLGITLASLGLGWVGEPAFASLLEPVFGMLGVTSPQIIHGVSFVVAFSVISFLHIVVGELAPKSLAIRIPEVVALWTALPLYGFYWAMYPAIWLLNASANLVLRVAGLSGTGSHETHYSTDELKLILRTNTSTGKEKFTHDERQILAQSLEFSEMAVSDLMRPINEVIALHEDQPIEENLDTVRRNRFSRYPYFDEEGEEVLGVIHLKDLFFAQQSGKDLSDLSQFLRPVETISARTPAQDIFRRFRSGAPHFALIGEKGKRPVGFITLDNLLGAMVGEIRDEFRMNENDWLPQSDGTYIGKASLPIFSLERLLGIDIDNEEMGLDDVESVGGLLMAKLGDIPKQGQRIEFPKFDVVVKKTNGPRILLIKVIPQLERDEDDEHG from the coding sequence ATGGAAAATATTTTATTTGTCGTTCTCGCCCTGTTCCTGGTCGCGTTGAACGGCTTCTTCGTGGCGGCCGAATTCGGCATCGTCACGCTGCGCAAGACCCGCGTGCGCGCCATCGCCAAGACCAGCGGCCTGCGCGGACGCATCCTGGCCAAGGTCCACGACAAGCTCGACGCCTACCTGTCGGCCTGCCAGCTCGGCATCACCCTGGCCTCGCTGGGCCTGGGCTGGGTCGGTGAACCGGCCTTTGCCAGCCTGCTCGAACCGGTGTTCGGCATGCTCGGCGTCACCTCGCCGCAAATCATCCACGGCGTTTCCTTCGTGGTGGCCTTCAGCGTCATCTCCTTCCTGCACATCGTCGTCGGCGAACTGGCGCCGAAGTCGCTGGCGATCCGTATCCCCGAAGTGGTGGCGCTGTGGACCGCGCTGCCGCTCTATGGCTTTTACTGGGCCATGTACCCGGCGATCTGGCTCCTGAATGCCAGCGCCAACCTGGTGCTGCGGGTGGCGGGACTGTCCGGCACCGGCAGCCATGAAACCCATTATTCGACGGACGAGCTGAAGCTGATCCTGCGCACGAACACGAGCACGGGCAAGGAGAAGTTCACCCACGACGAACGCCAGATCCTGGCGCAGTCGCTGGAATTCTCGGAAATGGCCGTATCCGACCTGATGCGGCCGATCAACGAGGTAATCGCCCTGCACGAAGACCAGCCGATCGAGGAAAACCTCGACACCGTGCGCCGCAACCGCTTCTCGCGCTACCCGTATTTCGACGAGGAAGGCGAGGAAGTGCTGGGCGTGATCCACCTGAAGGACCTGTTCTTCGCCCAGCAGTCGGGCAAGGACCTCAGCGACCTGTCGCAATTCCTGCGCCCGGTCGAGACGATTTCGGCGCGCACTCCGGCGCAGGACATCTTCCGCCGTTTCCGCAGCGGCGCGCCCCACTTCGCCCTGATCGGCGAAAAGGGCAAGCGTCCGGTCGGCTTCATCACGCTCGACAACCTGCTCGGCGCGATGGTCGGCGAAATCCGCGACGAATTCCGCATGAACGAGAACGACTGGCTGCCGCAGTCCGACGGCACCTATATCGGCAAGGCCAGCCTGCCGATCTTCTCGCTCGAACGCCTGCTCGGCATCGACATCGACAACGAGGAAATGGGGCTGGACGACGTCGAGTCGGTCGGCGGCCTCCTGATGGCGAAGCTGGGCGATATTCCGAAGCAGGGCCAGCGCATCGAATTCCCGAAGTTCGACGTGGTGGTCAAGAAAACCAATGGTCCGCGCATCCTGCTGATCAAGGTGATCCCGCAGCTCGAGCGCGACGAGGACGACGAGCACGGCTGA